Proteins encoded together in one Sulfoacidibacillus ferrooxidans window:
- a CDS encoding LL-diaminopimelate aminotransferase: protein MDSYIQGLFAQRIGGEAFGKDTVLYKFETIKRAKATALAAHPEISMIDMGVGEPDARADDGIVDVLAVEARKSENRFYSDNGIPELNIAAAKYLAEVYGVEGINPVTEINHAIGSKPALAMIPSALINPGDVTIMPVPNYPVMGTHTKWLGGEVYTVPITPENDFLPDLSSIPAEIVKRTKLLYLNYPNNPTGAVATREFFEEVVAFAKKNQIVVVHDAAYAALTFDGVQPLSFLSVPGAKDVGIELFSLSKAFNMTGWRIAFVAGNELLVKAFATVKDNNDSGQFRAIQKAAIYALEHPSITQHIAAKYSRRHHLLVDALKSLGFDAKIPGGSFFLYTKAPIGIKNGPRFASAEEFSEFLITEKQISTVPWDDAGAFVRWSVTFEANSEEEEHEVISEIKRRLSNLEFEF from the coding sequence GGAAAGATACAGTGTTATATAAATTTGAGACGATTAAGCGCGCGAAGGCTACTGCGTTAGCGGCCCATCCAGAGATCTCTATGATCGATATGGGCGTTGGAGAACCTGATGCACGTGCGGATGATGGTATAGTGGATGTATTGGCAGTAGAGGCACGTAAATCTGAAAATCGATTTTACTCAGACAATGGAATTCCTGAGTTGAATATAGCTGCTGCAAAGTACTTGGCGGAAGTGTATGGCGTTGAAGGTATTAACCCAGTGACAGAAATTAACCATGCGATTGGATCGAAACCTGCACTTGCCATGATTCCTAGTGCGCTGATTAATCCAGGTGATGTAACGATTATGCCTGTACCTAATTATCCTGTGATGGGGACTCATACAAAATGGCTCGGCGGCGAAGTGTATACAGTGCCGATTACCCCTGAGAATGATTTTCTTCCAGATCTATCTTCCATTCCCGCAGAGATTGTAAAACGCACAAAATTGCTTTATCTCAATTATCCCAATAACCCAACAGGTGCTGTGGCCACACGTGAATTCTTTGAAGAAGTTGTAGCATTTGCAAAAAAAAATCAGATCGTTGTCGTGCATGATGCTGCATATGCAGCACTCACATTTGATGGGGTGCAACCTCTTTCTTTCTTATCGGTGCCAGGTGCAAAGGATGTAGGCATAGAACTATTTTCTCTGTCTAAGGCGTTTAACATGACAGGCTGGAGAATTGCCTTTGTCGCTGGCAATGAGCTATTAGTTAAAGCATTTGCAACTGTCAAGGACAACAATGATTCTGGACAATTTCGCGCGATCCAAAAAGCAGCGATCTATGCTTTGGAACACCCATCGATCACACAACACATTGCAGCAAAGTACTCGCGACGACATCATCTTCTAGTGGATGCGCTGAAATCACTGGGATTTGATGCAAAAATACCAGGCGGTTCTTTTTTCCTTTATACTAAAGCGCCAATTGGCATAAAAAATGGCCCGCGCTTTGCATCGGCAGAAGAATTTTCAGAGTTCCTGATTACAGAAAAACAAATTTCCACCGTACCGTGGGATGATGCGGGTGCATTTGTACGCTGGAGTGTTACGTTTGAGGCAAATTCGGAAGAGGAAGAGCACGAAGTGATCTCTGAGATTAAACGGCGTTTATCAAACTTAGAATTCGAGTTTTAA